A genomic window from Scatophagus argus isolate fScaArg1 chromosome 17, fScaArg1.pri, whole genome shotgun sequence includes:
- the abitram gene encoding protein Abitram → MDCVEQKDSEAKAPSVVDRYYTRWYRADMKGKPCEDHCILQHSNRICVVTLAETHPILQNGRTIKGINYQISNGCSRLNNKVSGKSKRGGQFLTDFAPLCRITCSDETEYTIYSCIRGRLLEVNENILETPTLLLEKPSTEGYIAVILPKFEESKSITENLLSREEFESVVSKRTVAQAHPT, encoded by the exons ATGGACTGCGTAGAGCAGAAAGACTCAGAAGCAAAGGCCCCGTCAGTTGTCGACCGATATTACACACGATGGTACAGAGCAG ATATGAAGGGGAAACCGTGTGAGGACCACTGCATCCTTCAGCATTCAAACAG AATATGTGTTGTCACTTTAGCAGAAACTCACCCGATCCTTCAGAATGGGCGGACAATCAAAGGCATCAATTACCAGATCAGTAATGGCTGCAGTCGGCTCAATAATAAAGTGTCTGGGAAGTCCAAGCGG GGGGGTCAGTTCCTTACTGATTTTGCACCTCTGTGTAGGATAACCTGCTCAGATGAAACAGAATACACAATCTACAG CTGCATTCGGGGGCGTCTACTTGAGGTCAATGAGAATATTTTAGAAACTCCTACTCTGTTGCTGGAAAAG CCGTCCACTGAGGGATACATCGCTGTCATCCTGCCAAAGTTTGAGGAGAGCAAGAGCATAACAGAGAATCTCCTGAGCAGAGAAGAATTTGAGAGCGTTGTTTCCAAACGTACTGTTGCCCAGGCACACCCCACTTGA
- the sla1a gene encoding src like adaptor 1a isoform X1 has protein sequence MGNMMRGVSTRDKVDTDNCDGSLKGTEDEILVVLEDYPSAEISEPIYRMGEKLRVIAQEAYWWRVRSVQTRKENYIPNSHVAKVYHGWLFEGVERQKAEELLSLPGNRVGSFLVRESSRERGLYSLSVKHRSVKHYRIFRLDNSWYYISPRLTFQCLEDMINHYSDFADGLCCVLTSPCLLGATPTSDATSGAPPVVMRRNFDWRKVDRRQLVSADSSCSDNMLSYGVRNSIAAYLSFSENPPSEQMRAESRKKKSKSVYGLPDSSLANTEYEEDF, from the exons ATGGGGAATATGATGCGAGGTGTGAGCACCAGAGACAAGGTCGACACAGATAACTGTGACGGCTCTCTAAAGG GTACAGAAGACGAGATTTTGGTGGTTCTTGAAGACTACCCGTCTGCTGAAATCAGCGAGCCTATCTACAGGATGGGGGAGAAGCTCCGAGTCATTGCTCA GGAGGCCTACTGGTGGAGAGTTCGCTCTGTTCAAACAAGAAAGGAGAACTACATACCCAACAGCCACGTGGCCAAAGTGTACCATGG TTGGCTGTTTGAGGGAGTGGAGAGGCAGAAGGCTGAGGAGCTGCTCAGTCTGCCTGGGAACAGAGTGGGCTCCTTCCTCGTGCGGGAGAGTTCCAGAGAGAGGG GTCTGTATTCACTGTCAGTGAAGCACAGGAGCGTAAAGCACTATCGCATCTTCAGACTGGATAACAGCTGGTACTACATCTCCCCTCGCCTCACTTTTCAGTGCCTTGAAGATATGATCAACCACTACTCTG ACTTTGCAGATGGCCTATGTTGTGTGCTGACGTCCCCCTGTCTGTTGGGCGCAACCCCGACGTCAGATGCAACTTCTGGAGCTCCACCTGTAGTCATGAGGCGCAACTTTGACTGGAGGAAAGTAGACAG AAGACAGCTAGTCAGcgctgacagcagctgcagcgaCAACATGCTGAGCTACGGAGTGAGGAACAGCATCGCTGCCTACCTATCCTTTTCTGAGAATCCACCCTCCGAACagatgagagcagagagcaggaagaaaaagagtaaATCTGTTTACGGACTCCCTGATAGCAGCCTCGCAAACACTGAATATGAAGAGGACTTCTAG
- the sla1a gene encoding src like adaptor 1a isoform X2: protein MGNMMRGVSTRDKVDTDNCDGSLKGTEDEILVVLEDYPSAEISEPIYRMGEKLRVIAQEAYWWRVRSVQTRKENYIPNSHVAKVYHGWLFEGVERQKAEELLSLPGNRVGSFLVRESSRERDFADGLCCVLTSPCLLGATPTSDATSGAPPVVMRRNFDWRKVDRRQLVSADSSCSDNMLSYGVRNSIAAYLSFSENPPSEQMRAESRKKKSKSVYGLPDSSLANTEYEEDF from the exons ATGGGGAATATGATGCGAGGTGTGAGCACCAGAGACAAGGTCGACACAGATAACTGTGACGGCTCTCTAAAGG GTACAGAAGACGAGATTTTGGTGGTTCTTGAAGACTACCCGTCTGCTGAAATCAGCGAGCCTATCTACAGGATGGGGGAGAAGCTCCGAGTCATTGCTCA GGAGGCCTACTGGTGGAGAGTTCGCTCTGTTCAAACAAGAAAGGAGAACTACATACCCAACAGCCACGTGGCCAAAGTGTACCATGG TTGGCTGTTTGAGGGAGTGGAGAGGCAGAAGGCTGAGGAGCTGCTCAGTCTGCCTGGGAACAGAGTGGGCTCCTTCCTCGTGCGGGAGAGTTCCAGAGAGAGGG ACTTTGCAGATGGCCTATGTTGTGTGCTGACGTCCCCCTGTCTGTTGGGCGCAACCCCGACGTCAGATGCAACTTCTGGAGCTCCACCTGTAGTCATGAGGCGCAACTTTGACTGGAGGAAAGTAGACAG AAGACAGCTAGTCAGcgctgacagcagctgcagcgaCAACATGCTGAGCTACGGAGTGAGGAACAGCATCGCTGCCTACCTATCCTTTTCTGAGAATCCACCCTCCGAACagatgagagcagagagcaggaagaaaaagagtaaATCTGTTTACGGACTCCCTGATAGCAGCCTCGCAAACACTGAATATGAAGAGGACTTCTAG